In the genome of uncultured Sphaerochaeta sp., the window GCAAGTGCCTCATTGGTACGGTGATCTGCTACGGTTTTTACAAGGCCTTTCCCCAGTACTACCTCTCCTGGTCAATCGTCAGCCTTCTGCTCGTGCTTGCTCCCGACTGGGACAGCTCGATCAGCCTGCCCATCGCCAGGATCAAGGCGAATATCACCGGGGCCCTGATCGGCCTCTTCTGCTTCACCCTTCCCTTCAGCCAATTGGCCAACCTGTGCATCGGGGTGGTGCTCACCATTGCTGTCTGCACGATCATGCGCTTTCCCTCCTCCACAAGAAGTGCCCTTGCAGCCTTGGTGATCGTCTTGCTCCAGGAGATGGGAAAGCCCATGTGGTCATATGCGTTGCAGCGCATTTTTGCTGTTCTGCTCGGATGCTTGGTGGGCCTTGCCCTGACACTTCTCTTTCACTTTGGGGAGCAGAGGTGGAACAAGAAAAAGCCCCTTGCCGAAACAGAGCGGCAAAGGGCTTGAAATCAGGTCATCATGTCTTGGTCAATCCTTCAAAGACGGGGCTCCTGGGTTCCAGGCTTCCTGCAGAATATCCCCAAATGGTGGCATATTCACTGCTATCCTCACCCAATCCTTCCAATTGTTTCAGATATTGGGCTATCGACTTCGATTCGATGATGATTACCGATCCCATCTCCTCAATGACTTTGCTGTGGGGACGGGTATGGTCAAACTCAAAACGGAGAATACGTCTTCCATCCTCAGTGAGGCCGATGGTGCGGTACGTGTTGCTCTTGCCTACACCTGGAAGGTTGAGGGTGTTTCGGTCGGTGGCGATGAACGGAATCTCATCACCCTGGCGGATGATGTCGATCTGTTCGACCATTTCGGATGCCTCACTCATGAACGGTCTCATGACGGCATGGTAGCGCTGGGCAACCTGGCCGATCGAGCTCTCCTCCACCTGTTCCTGGGTGGAACGCGCGTTGGTGGCAAAGAGCTCGCGATTCTCCTTGAAGCCCTTCACCGAGAAGGTGTAGTAAGGCAGCACCCCAATGTCATTGAGCACTTTTCTCAGTTTGGCTGAGTGTCCTCTTCTGCTTGCCTCCACGGTGAACACCTGCTGGTTGGTTACCGCCCAGCCGGCTTTGAGCAATCTGGAAACCGCCTTCTTTGTCTCAGGGGTTACTTCCATGGCAGAAGAAATGTGGGTTTGCACCACACACTGGTCAATGCCCACTTCAGCTGCCTTGATGCGGAAGTCGGCCAATACCTCAACCAGCTCCTTGGTCACACGCTGGGGAAGGTAGACGGGTATCTTGGTCCCGAGACGCACACGTCGCATGGGAGCATACTGATCCTCAAGACTGCGCTTCTCGTTATCCTCCCGCTTCTTTTTTGCCATCTCCAACACAGCATCGAGGATGCTTTTCAGCGACTTTACCGAGCTCATGAAGGCATCCCCACCGGTAATGAGGATGTCCCACAGGTAGGGATCAGTACGGAAGTACTCCATGTTCAGTTCCAACTGTTCCTTCCAGCTCTTTTTCGGTCTGAGCTTCTCCAGCTCGAAGTTGAAACGCCCTCCCTGGAAGTCGTACATCCTCTGGCAGTAGGAGCACAGGCCTCCACACGCCCTTCCCATCGTGTCAGGAATGAAGATGGCTACGTTCGGATAGCGTCGGTGCACATTGTGGGAGGGAAGCAGCCAACCGGCGGCATTGGGTTCACCCGGTTTGGCAATGTCCTCTTTCTCCCAGGCAACGATGGAGCCGAACTCCTCAACAAGGTCACGGCTGTAAAACAGGTAGGCACGCAGGGCAAGGTCGCTGCCTTCATGTTCCTGTTCCTTTGGCTCTCTGGTATCGATGAGCGAAAGGAAATACGGGGTGGCGAATATGGGGATTCCCTTCTTCTGGGCATCCTCCATGATGGTCATCGTCTTCTCATCCAGGCTGTTGTCCAGATACCGGTTGAGTTCCTCTGCACTTCTGATGGCGTAGTAAAGGTGAAAACGGTCCTCCTTCCACCACGCAAGGACCTGCTTGCGTTTCTCTTTCTTGCTCATCCCTTCCTTGAACTGATAGAAGGAACTCTTCTTCTCCTCATGCTCAATCCTGTGAACCAGCAGGTCCACGATCCGGTCCTTGTTCTTCACTCTCCAGGCTATCACCTGCTCATCCAAGCCGCTGGGATGGCGTTCCATCCACTCCTGCACTTGGTTTCGGGTGGGAATGATGCGCTCCTCAGCCCCGCTGAGCTGCGCCATGAGATGAGCCATGTCCTCAAGAAAATCGAGGGTGAAGGAGCATTCCTGGCCCAGCAGGATCTTGCGAAGCAGCAACAAGGGTGATGAGATCACGGTCTGCCCTTTCAGGTTCATGTCCTCGAAGCTCTTGCCTTCGTTGTCGAGATAGTCCATGAGCCGTAGGTAAGCCATGGAGGTGCTCATGAGTTTGTAATAGTCCTGTTCTGTCTGTTCCTCACCGGTATAATATGCCCATGCTTTGGGATACTGCTGCTGCATGACAGCTGAAGTTTGCTCACGAAGCAGTGCAAGCATAGCCGCATCTTCAAGCTTTTGGTCAAGGAACAAGTCGATAATCTGAGGATTGTCGGCCTTCATCTTGGCGACAAGTTCTGCAATGCGTTCTGTATGTCTATTCATGCCCTAAAGATACAGGGATAACTTATCAAGTGTCAAGGTTTAGGTATAATTTGTTCTAATATAATTATTTAAATGCATAGCGTTTCAAGATTTTTTCCTTGGGTTTGGAACGCAATGCCATGACTTGATCATCATCATGATGATCTTAGTACACCGATTCTCATCAATCAACATCGTGTGACAACCAATAAGGCCCGGTTTCATTCACAAGGGATGTATCCCCGGATTCCTGCACCAATAAGAATAACCTGCGACCAGTGGTCGTACTGAACGTTATCTGTTCGTTCGTCGTACCAGTTTGGAAATTACTGCTTGGATTAGCCCTGCCTCCCAAATCAGCAGGGTCAATGATAGTATCCGAGTAATCACAAACGTACAGCATCAGTTGCAGATCAGTGAACATATTGGAAAGTGTAAAGGTGTGGACAGCTCCATCACCGGGGACATTCAGCACCCAGTAATCCATGTCACCTGCTCCGAATATCTCTCCTTTGTGTACGGAAAACAAGATTTCATCTGCATCCTGTATCGAATTGTTCGATTCAGATTCATACACTGAGGGAAGCTCACACCCCCCCAAACCCAGGATACCAATTGCCAGTATTGCCAAGATGTACCGTATTCCCTTCATAGCAGACCCTCCTGCCACTTTCAGTGTCCTATGGCTTTTCGGATTTGTCAGCTGGGACACCACCCCCTTTTGCATTGGTTGTTTGCTTGTACTGAATGTTGCCGGTCCCGTCCCAAAGCAGTATCTTGACACTGTCAGGCTTTGCTTGCCTTGACTATTGTCCATAAACGACGTATCAATAGATGCGTATATACGAATATATCCGAGGTATCATGTTACAATTTCATACACCGTCCTATGCGGACAAAGCGCTTTTTCCCTCGTACAGCAAACACTTTGCCTACGAGTATTTTTTTTCCTATGTAGCTCTCTGGGCCGATGCAATCGGGATTACCATCTGCAAGACAGACACCGCACTCTATCTGCATCTTGAGGAAGACGACTGCTTCCTGCTGCCCATAACGGATGACCTTCCCAAAGCCATCGCTGAATTGGAAAAGCATTGCCAGGAGAGCGGTCAGCGGTTTCACTTGGAATGCGTCCCCATGGATGAGGCCAAGCAATTGGAAGCCATGGGCTACACCATCGAGCATGTCAGGAACCTTGACGACTATCTCTATGAGAGCCAAAAGCTGACCAAGCTCAGCGGAAGAAAGCTCCAATCGAAGCGGAATCACATCTCCCAATTTGAACGCAACTACACCTACTCGGTACGTCCGTTGTGTACCAAGGAGCTGAGGGATGAATGCTACAAGATGGCTTCCACCACATGGCTTGAAAACAAGGATAGCAACACCAAGGAGATCAAGGACGAACTGGGAGCCCTCAAGCGAGCATTCGACCACTGGGACGAACTTGGCTTTGTAGGAATCCTGGTATGTGTCGATCACCACCTCACTGCCTTTACCGTAGGGGAAGTCATCGATGACAAGCTGGCCATCGTCCACTTTGAAAAAGGTGACACCTCGTACATCGGCATCTACTCGGTCATCAACCAACTCTTCGTTTCCCAGTATCTTTCGGATGTGAAGTATGTGAACCGACAGGAAGACGCCGGAGTCGAAGGCCTGAGAAAAGCCAAACTCTCCTACAAACCCGACCTCATGGTCGAAAAGTACCGGGTTACCAAACAGTGATCATAGAATGGGCAACCAAAGATGACCATCAGATGCTCAAGGACCTGTGGAAAGAGGTCTTCAACGAGGAAGAAGCCTTTCTCGAACGCTTCTTCTCCACACGCATCCGTTATGAACACATCTTTGTTGCCCGGGAAGAAGGTGCTATCGTCAGCGCCCTCCACGCCCTTCCCTCCACCTATCTGCAACAGGGGACTGAGCATGACTGCTCCTTCATCGTAGGAGCGGCAACCTATGCCCCCTGGAGAAGGAAAGGCATCATGGGATCGCTGCTGCAGGCTGTCCGGGAAGCATATTCCCATCCCATCACCCTCTTTCCAGCAGTCAGACCCTTCTATGAGGCAAACGGCTACTTCACCACCTCCTCACTGCTGCAGTTCCCGCTCGGTGCTATGGAAGAAACATCTGTTCAGGTGAAGCCCATCGTGTTCTCCGAACTCAACCGGATCCATCGAAAGGCACATGAACAGAACGGCGCCCTCCTTCGTGACGAACAAGGGTGGAAGTTCCTCACCGACGGTTATGAGACTATCGCTGTACAGGATGGCTATGCCTTCCTCAGCGAGGGAAAAGCCGTGGAGGCCTTCACACTCACCAAGGAAGCTGCAGTGCAGTTGCTTGGTCTGCTTTCAGAACGTCAGGTTACTGCAGTGCAGACTCTTTCCACCGACCCATTGGCTGAGCTGTTGGGACAAGAAAAGGCAATGCCCATCCCGATGGGAATGAGCACTGACCAATCGATGCGTGGTGTCTACATAGCTGAACAATATTAGGCCTTACTGCACCACCACCTCGAATTCCTGAGTCCACGTATCCCCGCGGTCATTGGCAAGCTTCAGACTGAACGGGATGACCGTCCCTGCCGCAGCGTCATCGCTGATCACAAAGCGGAACGTATTCGCCTCCCCACGCACCTGCTGCTTCTCCTTCGTGGCATAGCGGCTGTTGTTTGTGCTGCTCAAGCCTGCAGAGAGCCTTCCCAACGAAAGCGTGTCCACCAAGAAGCGCACATGCGGGTTGTCCGAAGAAAGCGTTGCCTTCAAACCGGAAAGATTCACATTGCCGGTATTGCTGTAGGAGAACCCGATGCCGATCTGGGTCTGCTTCGGAAGAGCTGAGGAATTGTAATAGAGGACGGTGATATCCTCAATGGCCATGCGCTTCCACAGCGCCTCATACAGGGCACCCTTTCCCTTCTGCTCATAGGAAGCAGGGTCGGTGATGAGCGAGCCGGTGCTTCGGTCATACCACCCGGCGAAGATGGCAGAAATATCATCGGTTGTCGGTGTCGGAATGGTGACAGGCTCACCTTCCTTGATCAGGACATCCGTGTCGCCCAACTCATCAATAAACCGTACCCCGCCCTCATAGATGGCATACAGGGTCTGGTCGGTGTAGCTCATCGGAATCGTCTCACCCGGCTCATAGGTCACCGCATCGGGGGTAAGTCCCCAACCGGTGAGTACCCCAAGATGGGAACTGTTCATCCTCAGGCTCTGCGCATCGGGAAGCGTGACCTCCAAACCCGGTTGCTTTCGGATCTGTTGGCGATAGGTATAGCGATAGGTCTCCCCCTCACTGGAGAAATCCAGGGTGAGGGTCGGGCGGTAGTACCGGCTGTTCTCGTACAACCAGGCAGCAGCCTCGGCACGCTCGCTCTGAGGCAGTGCCAGCACCTTCTCCAACAGGGCATCACTCGCGTCCCTGTCCATTGTGTAGGCAGAAAGCGCCTCCAGCTTCTCATACGCCTCAAGATAGGCAGTACGGTCGCCCTTGTTGCGCGCATCGGCAAGCGCTCGCTGGGCCTCAGTCGCCTCACGGGCAACCACCTCGTTGAGCTTGTCGTAGGAACTTTTGATCTGCTCAAGGGACGAGGTGCTTACCTCCAGGCCCTGTATATCGGTGAATTGCTTCTCTGCAGTCGGCGTTGCAGCCAGTGCCAGGGTACCGGCAGTCAGGATCACGCCGATCATCAAAAGGATTTTTGTTCGTTTCATAGGCTATCTCCTTTCCTTGCTCTCCTGAATCTATAGCAACAGAAAGCAAATTCGACAACATTTCCCGTATCGTCTTCACCTACTCTTTAACTCTTTGAAGAAATGTGAAGCTGAACCACCCTTCCCTCATAGCTGAGAAGGCCTTCCTCCTCCATGGCTCTCAACGCCCTGCTGACCGAAGTCCGGGCAAAGCCGAGGCGGTCGGCAAGCTCCTTCTTGCTGGAGGGAAGGATCACCGTCGCCGAACCCTGTTGGTACGAGAGCGTCTGCAGATACCCCAACAGGCTCTCTTTCAGGCTCTGCGCAGTAAGCTGCGAAACCGTTCGGCCCAACTCGTGGGCACGATCGCTGATGAGGGCAAGCAGGACAAGCAAGAACTGCTGGTTCTCCTCGCACAGCTGGAGAACCACTGATTTTTTCAGATGAAGAATTTCTGAAGGCGTATCACAGACCACCTGCATCGGATAGCGGTTGTGCGTACCGAACAACAGCGTCGCCCCGTACACCTCCCCTGCCTGCAGCACTTTCGCCTTGAAGACATTGCCCTCTGCGTCGATGCTTTGGATGGAGATGGAACCGGAGAGCACCACATCAAGGGTAGTGCACACCTGGTCGGCAAGATAGAGCAGCTGTCCCTTTCCATATGACGACCGTTTTGCCCCTCCACCCTCCAGGCGAGCCTGGTCAAAAAGGGAAAGAAGAGGGAAATTGGGTAGACTTTCCATCAAATACTCCAAAAGTGTAGCATAGGTAACACTATATTCCATCAAGGCTCTGTATACTAGGGCAACTCAATCCATAAGGAGTGATTACATGTTGGAAACCGTATACAGCTACACAAAAAGTGTGGAAAAGATTGTGGAGAAGCTCGTTGGGGATGACCAGGTGATGATCAACCACGTGGTGCTTGCCAAAGGGGAAGCACTGCCCGAGCACTACTCCGACTCGAATGTCTACCTGATTGTCGTACAGGGAATGCTTACGATTGCGCTTGAAGAGGATGAGCCGAACCACTACCAGAGCCAGGTGGTGAATGTTCCCTTTCATACCAGGATGAACATCTCGAACACCCATGCAGAACCTTTGGAGTTCTTTATCGTCAAAGCCCCGCATCCACGGGTATACAAGGCACAAAACGCATGAAACGCACCATCCAAATCATCGTCCAGGTCCTCTTCCTCATGCTTTTCACTGCCCTGGTGATTACCGGGAAGGTACAGATCTGGATGGCCATCTTCGTGGCCTCTGTTCTTCTGTCAATGCTCTTTTCCCGCTTCTACTGCGGGTGGATCTGCCCGATCAACACGGTGATCAAGCCCATCACCTACCTCAAGAAAAAGCTGAGGATCAAGAGCCTGAAGACACCCTCCTTCCTCAAGAACGGAGTGGTGCGCATCATCATCCTGGCAGCATTCCTCGCCCTGATGGCCATGGTCTTCAGGACAGGGAAGAAGCTCCCGGTCCTTCCTGCCCTGGTAGGCATCGGCTTCTTTTTCTCCCTCTTCTTCGAGGAAGCCCTGTGGCATCACTGGCTCTGCCCGTACGGAGCCATCCTCTCCCTGCCCTCAAGAGCAGCACGCAAAGCCATGGTGATCGACCCCAACCTGTGCACCAACTGCACACGCTGTGCCAAGGTTTGCCCCTCCCAGGCCATCGTGAAGGAAGAGAAGCACCGCATCATCAAAAACGAATGCTTGGTCTGCGGCGCCTGTGAGCGGGTCTGCACCAAGGGTGCGATCAAGTACCGCTGATACGGTAAACAGGGAGAGCGTTTGCTCTCCCTGCGGTTTGTCTGGGTACTGGTGGTATGCTTACTTCTTTTCCCTCCGGAAGCAGAGGAACCAGTCGAGGCAGTACTGATTCTCATCCTTGCTCTCCATGCGTTCCTTGGCGGTTCCACAGCTGCCCGGGGTCGGGATGATGACGTCATCACCGGGTCTCCAGTTTGCAGGAGTTGCAATCTTGTCCTTGTCAGCCTTCTGGAGGGCGAGGACAACGCGCTTGATCTCGTCAAAGTTGCGTCCAAGGGAAGCGGGATAGAAGAGAATGGTCCTGACCACACCGTTGGGGTCGATGACAAACACTGCACGTACAGCCTGGGTGGAGGATTGGGACTGGAGCATGCCGTACTTGCGTGCCACGTCCATCTTGATGTCCTCGATGACGGGAAACTTGACCTCGATGCCCTTCATGCCGTTCCACTCCAGCTCCTGAATCTTTCGCAGCCATGCAATGTGGGCATACAGTGAGTCAATGGAAAGACCTACAAGCTCAGTGTTGAGTGCCTTGAACTCATCTGCCATGGAGGCAAAGGTCATGAACTCGGTGGTACAGACCGGAGTGAAGTCTGCCGGATGGCTGAAAAGAATGACCCACTTGCCTTTGTAGTCTTCAGGAAAGTTGATCTCACCCTGGGTGGTGACCGCGTGGAAACTGGGAGCCTTGTCCCCGATCAAAGGCATGCTGGTGTAGTTCTGCATCTCGTCCATGTGTATATCTCCTTGTGTGTTGTGAATTGGTATGGTCTAATAGTACGGAGTCTCATTAATAAAAGCAAGTACTTATTGATACTTTTTATTATTAAGATTTATTTGTACTCCTTTATATGGATTTTCCATACATGCCAGAGAAGAATCCTTGGAGAGCCCAAGAAAACCCGTGTCAAAGCCCACAAAGCACGGTACACTTTCGGCCATGGGAAAGAGTGTAGGAAGAGCGGAAGTGGCAAAGGCGGCAGGGGTATCGGAATCGACGGTATCGCGTGCGCTCAACGACTCGCCGCTCATCAGTGATGAGATCAAGAAGAAGGTACGAAGCGTAAGCGAACAACTGGGATACTTCCCCAGTCGCACCGCCACGCTGTTTGCAAGCAACAAGAGCTTTGCCATCGGTTTTGTCGTCCCCTACTATCCAAGCATCATGCCCTTCACCCGCCCCTACTTTCCCAGCTTGCTCGATGGGTTGCTTTTAGGAAGCCTGGAGCACAACTATACGATCAGCATCGTGTTTGAGAACCATCTGGGTCGCTACCGCTCCTACTATGAGCTGATCAACAGCCACAGCTATGACGGACTGGTTTTCGCCATCACCAAGGACCAGTTTCCCGAGTTGCAGCCGCTCATCGACCGCGCCCTACCCTTTGTCCTGGTCAACAACTACCAGGCGGGGGCGGCAAGCATCTATGCCCGGCCTGATGTAGGAATGACCAAAGCCTTTGATCATGCAACCAGCCTCGGTCACTCGCACATCGGCTATATCACCGGGGACCTGCAGTTCAAGAACGGAAAGGATCGGCTTGCAATGTTCGAGCAGCTGGCAAGACGCTACCACTGCACCACCACCATTGTGGAAGGGGACTTCTCCCGCAGTTCAGGGTTTGATGCATTCCAGCAGCTTTCCCACGGGCCGTCCTTGGTCATGACAGCCAGCGACCGCCAGGCCTTCGGTTTCTTCCAGGCGTGCACCGAGCATGGAAAGCGGGTCCCCCATGATCTCTCGGTCATCGGATACGACAACTTCCAGCCGGCAAGCACCAGCGCACCACCCCTGACCACGGTGAACCATCCGATTACCGAGATGGGAAGACAGGCAGTCCTGATGCTGGTCAGCATGATCGAGCAAGGGAAGGCCGGCGAGCAGAAGTGGGCGGATACGGATCTGGTGATCCGACGTTCCACCACGCGCTGCGGAGGACAAGGATGAGACTGGTCATGATCGGTTGTGGTGGCATGGGAAACTACCAGGCAAAGAAGTTCACCGAGTTGGGAGTGCAGATCGTGGGTGCCATCGACCACAACGAGGAGCACCGCAGTGGCTTCTGTGCTGCCTATGGTGTTCCCCATTCGTTGGCATCGCTGGAGGATCTTCCCTTCTTCCAAGGCAAGGCGGATGCCATCAGCTGCTGCCTGTCTGATTCGTTGCACGCTGTGTGCTGCAAGCAGGCCTTGGGTCTTGGCTTTGCAGTCTTTTGCGAAAAGCCGCTTGCCACGTCCATGGAAGAAGCCGCTTCCCTAAGCGTGCAGGCGAAGGATCTTCCCTTCATGGTCAATTTCTCCAAGCGCAGCACTCCCGCCCTTGCCGCACTCAAGCAGGTATTGGAAGAGAGAACGCTGGGAGAGATTCAGCAGGTTGAGATTGCCTATCTGCAAAGCTGGCAGAAGAGCCATGTCTGGGGTGACCCGCAGGAGATCTTCCGCTGGAAGTGGAGATTGATCCCCTCCTACAATCCCGGTGGGTGCCTCTCCGATTTGGGAAGCCATCTGCTGGACATCCTGTTTCTCCTCTTCGGTACGGTGGACTTCGAGAAAACGGAAAAGAAAGTCTGCGACGGTGTTCCTCTCGCATATCAGGCAACCCTGACGGTGGGAAATGCAACTCCTTGTACCCTTACCTGCTCATACTGTGATGAAACGTGGGACGATTCACTGCAGCTGACCGTGAGGGGAAGCCTTGCCTCAGCATCGCTGAACACCTCGCTCGACCGAAAGCACATCCAGTTCACCACAGCGGGACAAGAGAGCCTTCCGGTCAGTTCCCCTCCCCTTGCTTCTGCGTACCAGAACTTTGTTCGCTGGGTCGATGGAGGAGTACCGGGGAAACCAGACCTGGAGGATGGGCTTCGTGTCCAAGCATTGTTGGAGGAGATGAACCGATGAGCATAGCGATAGGGGCTTTGGTGGCGGCAAAGGAACTGGACAGGGAGCACCTGGCCTTCCTGAAGCAAATGGGCTGTGAGACAGTCGGCATCACCTTCTGGGAAACACTGGGGGAGACAGACCTCATCGCTCTTGCAGAGCTGGTCAACGAAGCCGGACTTCCTGTTTCCGCCCTATCCGTCTGGGGAAACCCCTTGGCAAACCCCAGCACGGCAGAGGGTTGGAAGACCCTCATCCGACATGCTTCACTCTTTGGTTCTCCCTTCGTCACCGGCTTTGCAGGAAGAGTCCCCAATGCCAGCGTCGAAGAGTCGATCCCGGCTTGGAAAGATCTCTTCTCCGACTTGCTGGAGGAAGCATATCGCTGTGACTGCAAGGGACTGCTCATGGAGAACTGCAGGATGGGGGATGTGTGGAAACGGGGCAAGTGGAACATTGCCATCAATGATGATGCCTGGACGCTGCTCTTCTCCAATCTGGATGATGAACGGCTGGGCTTGGAGTGGGAGCCCTGCCACCAAGTCGAAGCATTCGTCGATCCCCTCGACCAACTGAGGCGTTGGTTGCCGAGGATCAAACACATCCACGGCAAGGATGCCTGCGTTGACTGGACCCGTCTCAAGACCTTTGGGCTCTATGCAAAGCAGAAAGCCATCATGACCACGCTCCCCGGCTCGGGCGATACCGACTGGAAGGCGCTTTGCACGGTGCTTCAGAACTCCGGCTATGAGGGAAGCATCGATCTGGAAACAGAAGGCTCTTCGTTCTTCGATGACCCTCCATCCAAAACCCAAGCTCTCTCCTACCTGAGATCCTGCAGGTCCTGATACGTCTTGGTTTTCTTCCCAATGAGGGGATTTGCAGGCCAATTTTCCTTGCGAAAGGTCAAAAACGTGGTACCATAGTCTCGTGCAAACGAAAAAACGCGAGCTTCTGCACCGCAGAATGCACGCACGTGCATAGGAGGAACCATGGAACAGATTGCATACGGAATGATTGGAGGAGGACCAGGCGCTTTCATTGGGGATGTGCATAGGAAAGCCATCCGCATCGATGGGCTTGCACAGCTGAAAGCCGGTTGTTTTTCCCGTGATGCTGCAAAGTCGAAAGCCTTCGGCGCAGAACTGGGCATTGAAGCTGATCGCCTGTACACCGACTACCAACAGATGGCCAAGGCGGAAGCAAAACGCAGCGATGGCATCAGATTCGCCGTCTGCGTAACCCCGAATGCCTCACACTATGAGATCTGCAAGGCCTTCCTCTCCGAGGGTATCCATGTTGTCTGTGACAAGCCTCTGACCTGGACGATTGAACAAAGCCAGGAGCTTTCCGACATCTGCAGAAAGAAGGGACTGCTGTTTGCCGTCACCTATACCTATACCGGCTATCCTGCGGTGAAGCAGATGCGCAAGATGGTGAAGGACGGTATGCTCGGAACAATCCGTTTCGTAAACGCAGAGTATCCGCAGGACTGGCTTGCCAACCCGGTTGACGAGCACAGTTCGATAGCTCCTTGGCGCATGGACCCGAAGGTTTCGGGCATCTCCAACTGCCTTGGGGACATCGGGAGCCATATTGAGAATATGGTGGCAACCGTCACCGGCCTGAAGATCAAGCGTGTCTGTGCACGCCTGGACTCCCTGGTCGAAGGACGGACATTGGATGACAATGCATCGGTCATGGTTGAGTACGAGAACGGGGCGAAGGGCCTGTACTGGTCAAGCCAGATTGCATTCGGGTATGACAATGCCCTGAGAATCCGGGTCTTTGGGGAGAAGGGTGGCCTTGAATGGGCCCAGGAAGACCCCGACCACTTCTATTTCACCCCCAAGGATAGTCCGAAACAGAAATGGAGCCGTGGCCGCGACCAGTTTGCACCGGAAGCCCAGCAGTATTCGCGTGTTCCCAGTGGACACCCGGAGGGGCTGTTCGAAGCGTTTGCAAACATTTACAAACCGTTCGTACTTGCCCTGGCAAAGCATCTGAAAGGAGAGAAGCTCTCCTCTGCAGACCTGGACTTCCCCAGCGTGGAGATGGGCCTGGACGGCGTAGTGTTCATCAACAAGTGCGTAGAAAGCAGCAAGGCTGGCTCCGTGTGGGTCAACGTATAACACAAAACTAAGGAGATGATTCCATGGCAAGGATGGTAACGATTTTCAGCGGTCAGTGGGCTGACCTTCCGTTTGAGACACTGTGCAAGACTGTCAGCGAGATGGGATATGATGGCGTGGAGATTGCCTGTTGGGGTGATCACATGA includes:
- a CDS encoding FUSC family protein, which codes for MKRALFNPVFLLYISKCLIGTVICYGFYKAFPQYYLSWSIVSLLLVLAPDWDSSISLPIARIKANITGALIGLFCFTLPFSQLANLCIGVVLTIAVCTIMRFPSSTRSALAALVIVLLQEMGKPMWSYALQRIFAVLLGCLVGLALTLLFHFGEQRWNKKKPLAETERQRA
- a CDS encoding KamA family protein; translation: MNRHTERIAELVAKMKADNPQIIDLFLDQKLEDAAMLALLREQTSAVMQQQYPKAWAYYTGEEQTEQDYYKLMSTSMAYLRLMDYLDNEGKSFEDMNLKGQTVISSPLLLLRKILLGQECSFTLDFLEDMAHLMAQLSGAEERIIPTRNQVQEWMERHPSGLDEQVIAWRVKNKDRIVDLLVHRIEHEEKKSSFYQFKEGMSKKEKRKQVLAWWKEDRFHLYYAIRSAEELNRYLDNSLDEKTMTIMEDAQKKGIPIFATPYFLSLIDTREPKEQEHEGSDLALRAYLFYSRDLVEEFGSIVAWEKEDIAKPGEPNAAGWLLPSHNVHRRYPNVAIFIPDTMGRACGGLCSYCQRMYDFQGGRFNFELEKLRPKKSWKEQLELNMEYFRTDPYLWDILITGGDAFMSSVKSLKSILDAVLEMAKKKREDNEKRSLEDQYAPMRRVRLGTKIPVYLPQRVTKELVEVLADFRIKAAEVGIDQCVVQTHISSAMEVTPETKKAVSRLLKAGWAVTNQQVFTVEASRRGHSAKLRKVLNDIGVLPYYTFSVKGFKENRELFATNARSTQEQVEESSIGQVAQRYHAVMRPFMSEASEMVEQIDIIRQGDEIPFIATDRNTLNLPGVGKSNTYRTIGLTEDGRRILRFEFDHTRPHSKVIEEMGSVIIIESKSIAQYLKQLEGLGEDSSEYATIWGYSAGSLEPRSPVFEGLTKT
- a CDS encoding phosphatidylglycerol lysyltransferase domain-containing protein, whose amino-acid sequence is MLQFHTPSYADKALFPSYSKHFAYEYFFSYVALWADAIGITICKTDTALYLHLEEDDCFLLPITDDLPKAIAELEKHCQESGQRFHLECVPMDEAKQLEAMGYTIEHVRNLDDYLYESQKLTKLSGRKLQSKRNHISQFERNYTYSVRPLCTKELRDECYKMASTTWLENKDSNTKEIKDELGALKRAFDHWDELGFVGILVCVDHHLTAFTVGEVIDDKLAIVHFEKGDTSYIGIYSVINQLFVSQYLSDVKYVNRQEDAGVEGLRKAKLSYKPDLMVEKYRVTKQ
- a CDS encoding GNAT family N-acetyltransferase, translating into MIIEWATKDDHQMLKDLWKEVFNEEEAFLERFFSTRIRYEHIFVAREEGAIVSALHALPSTYLQQGTEHDCSFIVGAATYAPWRRKGIMGSLLQAVREAYSHPITLFPAVRPFYEANGYFTTSSLLQFPLGAMEETSVQVKPIVFSELNRIHRKAHEQNGALLRDEQGWKFLTDGYETIAVQDGYAFLSEGKAVEAFTLTKEAAVQLLGLLSERQVTAVQTLSTDPLAELLGQEKAMPIPMGMSTDQSMRGVYIAEQY
- a CDS encoding Crp/Fnr family transcriptional regulator, whose amino-acid sequence is MESLPNFPLLSLFDQARLEGGGAKRSSYGKGQLLYLADQVCTTLDVVLSGSISIQSIDAEGNVFKAKVLQAGEVYGATLLFGTHNRYPMQVVCDTPSEILHLKKSVVLQLCEENQQFLLVLLALISDRAHELGRTVSQLTAQSLKESLLGYLQTLSYQQGSATVILPSSKKELADRLGFARTSVSRALRAMEEEGLLSYEGRVVQLHISSKS
- a CDS encoding cupin domain-containing protein encodes the protein MLETVYSYTKSVEKIVEKLVGDDQVMINHVVLAKGEALPEHYSDSNVYLIVVQGMLTIALEEDEPNHYQSQVVNVPFHTRMNISNTHAEPLEFFIVKAPHPRVYKAQNA
- a CDS encoding 4Fe-4S binding protein, which gives rise to MKRTIQIIVQVLFLMLFTALVITGKVQIWMAIFVASVLLSMLFSRFYCGWICPINTVIKPITYLKKKLRIKSLKTPSFLKNGVVRIIILAAFLALMAMVFRTGKKLPVLPALVGIGFFFSLFFEEALWHHWLCPYGAILSLPSRAARKAMVIDPNLCTNCTRCAKVCPSQAIVKEEKHRIIKNECLVCGACERVCTKGAIKYR
- a CDS encoding peroxiredoxin yields the protein MDEMQNYTSMPLIGDKAPSFHAVTTQGEINFPEDYKGKWVILFSHPADFTPVCTTEFMTFASMADEFKALNTELVGLSIDSLYAHIAWLRKIQELEWNGMKGIEVKFPVIEDIKMDVARKYGMLQSQSSTQAVRAVFVIDPNGVVRTILFYPASLGRNFDEIKRVVLALQKADKDKIATPANWRPGDDVIIPTPGSCGTAKERMESKDENQYCLDWFLCFRREKK